GTGCGTCTTATTTTGACTTGAGTGAAGAAGTCTCGCGTATGACTTATGCTATGGAGGCTTGGCAGTTGGATGAGTTTCCTTTAGTGCTTCTAATGATTTTTATTTTGATGGCTGGCGTGCTTGTTCGTCGAACTCAGCAATTGCGTAAGCAAATGAATCTCCAAATTGAGGCTCAGAGGGAATTGACGTTTGTATTAGAGAAAAATCGTCGGCTTACGAGAAAGAATATTGAAATTCAAGAGGCAGAACGTCGTGCAATTGCCCGTGAATTACATGATGAATTTGGGCAGAGTATGAATGCGATTATGATTGATGGCGTTGCGATCAGAAATGCAGTTGATGAGGGTACTGATCTATATACCCAAGCTAAATCTATCGTGGATGTCTCCGCGAAGCTGTTTGCCGGTGTGAGAGGATTGTTGAAGCAGTTGCGGCCAGTCGCGCTGGACGAATTGGGGTTATCAGCTGCCCTGGAGTATATGATCGATGAGTGGCGTCGTCGTTTTGCAAATATTACTTGGGATTCTGCGATAGATATTGATTATGCAAAACTTGATGAAGCAGTCAATATAACTATTTTTCGATTTGTTCAAGAGGCGTTAACGAATATAGTTAAACACAGTGATGCTACTGAGGTGTCTGTTATGGTTAAAGCTGATGAGATTGGTAGAAAGGTAACGATTGAGGTGCGTGATAATGGTTCGATTCAGGAAATCATTGAAAGTAGGGATGGTGTTGGATTAGCCGGGCTGAGAGAAAGAATTGAGAACTTAGGAGGAACATTTCAAACTGGAATTAACACACACAACGGATTTTTTGTGTTTGCAGATTTTCCACTGATGGAAGAATCTCAGAGTTAAGTGAACCGTGCTATGCAAGAAATTACTGTAATCCTGATTGATGATCATGCAGTTGTTCGAGAAGGCTATCGTAGACTGCTTGAGAGAGACCCGTACATTCGAGTTTTAGCTGAAGGCGAGACTGCGGATAAAGGGTATCGACTGGTCTGTGATATTCAGCCTGATGTCCTGGTGATGGATATAACATTGCCGGGAATGAGTGGAATTGAGATGACACGAAGGATATTAAGTAAGGTTCCCGAACAAAAGATTCTCATATTCAGTATGCATGAAGATATGGTGTTCGTGAATCGGGCGTTTCAAGCTGGAGCGAAGGGGTACGTGACAAAGTCTGCAGCTCCAGAGGCTTTAATTGACGCTGTACGTCAGGTTGCAGGTGGAAAATTATATTTAAGTAATGAAATGGCCCAAATGATAGCCAATCAGACAATATCTGATAGCGGTAAGGATATTGAATTACTCTCGGGTCGTGAATTTGAGATTTTTCGTTTATTGGTTCAGGGAAAAACACTCCAAGAGATATCGAAGATGCTTCATATTTCATATAAAACCGTAGCGAATTATCAGTCGAACATCAGGCAGAAATTGGGGGCAACGACTGCTGCAAAAATTGTCCGTATCGCTCTTGATCATGGCATTATTTCTTCGGTAGATAAGTCTCAGAACGATACAATGCCATCTTAGGAAGAATTCCTAGGGATAAACCGGTGAATTAGCTCGTGCCGGCCTATACGAGCCCGTGTATTGTAGGGGTCGTTAATGTACGCATACTCCCTTTGTAATGCTTTGTCGTCCTTTGTTGGGGACGACTTTTTTTTGTATCGGCGGTTCCTATTGGGCCACAGACAAATTTAATATGCCTTTTAGTACAATTCCTAGCTGGATATTCAAAAATTGAGCATAATAAGTCACTCAATATCGAACAATATGGGGGAGTAAGTGAGCGATTCTAAGAAAGCAGCTAAAAAAAGAAAAGTTACCAGTAAATGGGTTGTGGATTCGACTCGGTTACGGTCAAGGCAATGGTTTAATAATCCTAACAATCCTGATATGACCGCACTCTACATTGAGCGGTATATGAATTGGGGTATCAGTCGTGGGGAGTTGCAGTCGGGCAAGCCGATCATTGGTATTGCCCAGTCCGGATCAGATTTATCTCCGTGCAATCGTCATCACATAGAACTAGCAAAAAGAGTGAGGGAAGGGATACGAGAGGCAGGGGGGATTGCATTTGAATTCCCAGTACATCCAATTCAAGAGACGGGTAAGCGACCAAGTGCCACATTAGATCGCAACTTGTGTTATCTGGGCTTAGTCGAATTGCTCTACGGATATTTTATTGACGGGGTTGTCTTAACCACAGGGTGTGACAAAACGACACCCGCACAATTGATGGCCGCTGCAACAGTAGATATTCCTGCAATCGTATTGTCTGGCGGTCCAATGCTAAGTGGTTGGTTTAGAGGTAAGCGAACCGGATCTGGCACGATAGTGTGGGAAGCTAGAAGATTGCTTGCGGCGGGAGAGATCAACCACGAGCAATATATAGAGTTAATCGCTTCATCTGCCCCGTCTGCAGGGCACTGTAATACAATGGGTACGGCGTCTACCATGAACGCTTTAGCAGAGGCAATCGGGATGTCGTTGCCCGGAGGCGCAGCCATACCCGCGCCGCATCGAGAACGAGCTGAAAACGCTTATCTGACGGGAAAGCGCATCGTTGAAATGGTTTGGGAAGATCTGCGCCCGTCAAAAATTATGACAAAGGCTGCCTTTGAAAATATGATTGCTGTTAATTCGGCTATTGGTGGATCGACTAATGCGCCAATCCACTTTAACGCTATCGCAAAGCACCTTGGTGTGAAAATCAACAATGATGATTGGGAGCGTGTCGGTTATAACGTGCCTCTCATTGTCAATATGCAACCAGCTGGTGAGTACCTTGGTGAGGATTTTCACCACGCGGGAGGTGTTCCTGCTGTCGTAGGCCGTTTGGCTAAAGCAGGACTAATCAATAAAAGCGCAGTAACAGTGAATGGAAAAACGCTTTACCAAAACTGTCATCAAGCTAAGGTTTTAGACGAAAGTGTTATTTGGCCCTTGAAAAAGCCAATGAAGAGTCAGGCAGGATTTTTGCATATGAAAGGTAATCTTTTTGATAGCGCGATCATGAAGACCAGCGTTATTTCTGATGCTTTCCAAGAAAAATATCTGTCCAACCCTAAGGATCCCAATGCATTCGAGGGAAGGGCTATTGTGTTTGAGGGGCCAGAGGATTACCACAAACGAATCGATGACCCAAAATTAAAAATTGATGATACATGTATCCTTTTTGTGCGTGGCGTAGGTCCAGTGGGATACCCGGGGGCGGCTGAAGTGGTCAATATGCAACCACCCGCGCGGTTGATTAAAGCAGGTATTCAGGAACTGCCGTGTGTTGGGGATGGTAGACAATCTGGAACTTCGGGATCCCCATCTATTCTGAATGCCTCCCCCGAAGCTGCTACAGGTGGTAATCTCGCTATTCTAAAAACAAATGACATTGTTCGTATCGATTTGAATAAGCGATCCGTCGATATTAAGATTTCTACAGCCGAGATTTTACGCCGACAAAGACAATTGAAAGAGGCTGGCGGGTATCCAATTCCAGATAGTCAAACGCCCTGGCAAGAAATTCAACGAGCGCTTGTGGATGAATTGTCGGAAGGAATGGTACTCAAACCAGCAATCAAATATCAGAAAATTGATCGAAAAAAAGGCATTCCTAGAGATAATCACTGAGTGAATTGTTAGTCGATATCAGCGCGCTATATTTTTTAAGTATGAACAGTACTTCTAAGTTCGACAGAATTTTTTATGACTGATCTAAATGAAATCATTACGGCGCTGAAAAATATGTCAACAGCGACCGTAGCTAATGCGCTTGATGATGTAGGAAAGTTTGTTAACAGCTCCGTGTCGATACGTCCAGTTGATCCGAGTATGCGACTTCTCGGAAGGGCTCTAACGGTTGACGTAGAGGTTGGTGAGGCGGGAGATTTTTCATCGCAGGAATTTAGAGTGGGGGCAATAATTGATGGTGCTGAGAAAGGCGACGTGATTGTGATCTCCGCAAAAGGAGCTAAAGCCTCTATATGGGGCGGCATGGCATCGTTAGCTGCTTCAGTCAAAGGAATTTCTGGGCTTGTGGTTGATGGATCTGTGCGTGATGTGGATGAAATTAAAGCATGTGGATTTAATGTTTTTAGTAGATATGTGATTCCTACAACTGGCCGTACTCGACTTCATGTTAAATCAATAGGCAGTCCAATTTCCTTGGACGGAATCTCAGTTGACAGTGGGGATATCATTATTGGTGATTCAACCGGATTAGTCGTGGTGCCGCATGCCCAGGCGTTTGCTGTGCTTGAGAAAGCGACGTTATACCAAAAGGATGATATTCAAGCGGCAGCGGAGATTCGACGTGGTGTGAGTTTCACTGCAGTAATGAAGCAATTTAAACGTATTTGAATGGAATTGATTCATCAATTATACGAGTGGTGCAACAATCACCCCTTTCACTTGATACTTATTGATTAAGTCATCAACCACTCCATTTGCTTTAGCTCGTTCGATAAAATCATGTAGGTATTTGGCACTCGTTGAATAGGTTGGGAGTGTCCCGGCTGATTGCTTGACTGATGTAATTTGACCATCGAGGACCCGACTCCCAGATATTTTTTTACAGTCAGATACTAGTCTTGGTTTTAGGCCGCCTAAGACTTCGAGATCATCTCGTACGAATTGATCAAATGATTCATCTATTGATTGCGTGCGAATAATCGTCGCGTTTTTGATCGTTGCCGTTAAATACAAATCGTAAGCGCTACGGCCCATCACTGAAATGCGGTTCCCTATCTGGTCAACATCAGCCAGGCTATTGATGGGGGAGTTTTTAGGCACTAAGAAGGTTACTGGTATTTCTAGGTAGGGTGCGGAAAAAGCGATATCTTTAGCTCTCTGAGGCTCATTGCCAACGAACGCAATATCCCAGGTCCCTTCAAGTCCTGCGTCCGCTAACTTTCCTGGTGTCTCAAAGACTATGAACCTAGGAGTAGCGCCAATTTCCTCCGCAAACATTCGACCCAAATCAGGCGCAATCCCGAAGGGTATGCCCTCATTGTTAATATTTGAAACTAATAAAAAGTTAGATGCATTAATCCCGACTCTGAGAATGTTGTTTTGTGTGAGTTCATTTCTGATAGCACTGATCATTGGATTCGTCATGACTTATCTTTTGTTATTTAGTTATAGTCCTAAGATGACCTTTCTTAGGATGCCTTAATTTTAACAACATTACTGGTTCGATTAGCTTAGAAAGATATATAAATGACCACCCTAAGGTTCACCATTCCGTTACCTGATAATTTTAGATCAGAGGGCGTTTTACGTTATTACGGGAGAGATTTAGCGGGAGTGTCGGAGAGGGCATCTGACACTGGGTTTGAAAAAGGGTTTTGGATTGATGGGGTTCCAGCGTGGTTTACGATTAATTTTCATGAAACGAAGGCTAGCATTGAAGCCGATGTCGATGCGCGGCTGAATAAAACAGGCTTAAAGGACACTATCGATTCTATTGTATCTCGCGTGTTGGGTTTACTTCAGCCTGTAGCTGAATTTGAATCTATGGCTTTCTCCGATGCAATATTGAAGCGAATGGTCATTGAGACTCGAGGGCTAAGGGTGCCTCAGGCGGTTTCTCCATGGGAGGCTCTGATTTCTTCAGTCATTGGCCAGCAAGTCAGCGTCGCGGCAGCGAGTTCGACGAGATCGCGGCTCATTAAAGGACTCGGTGCGGCTCACTCGTCCGGTTTGTATTGCTTTCCTCAACCTAAATCTATTGCTTCATGTAGTGTTCAGGAGATGCGTATTTTTGGATTGTCATCAGCTAAGGCGAATACGATCCATTCCTTAGCCGTATCAATAGAGTCTGGTGAATTATCCCTGGGGGACTCCAGTGGGTGTTTTGATTTTGAGCCGATTTCAAGCGCTCTATTGTCGTTTAAAGGTGTTGGACCATGGACAATCAACAATACTTTTCTCAGGGGATATTCGTTTTTAGATGGTTCCCTGCATGGCGATATGGTCGTACGTAAAAAAATACAACAATTACTGGGGAAAGCAACCCTATCGATAGCCGAGGCAGAGCAGTGGATGATTCAGTATAAGCCCTGGAGAGGACTGCTAGCGGCTCATCTTTGGGCCATGAAATGAAGGCTCATCTCGTTTGCATGAAAAGCAATAAGAGGTGATGATTACAGTCTTTGGGTTTGAGGAGCACATAAGATTAGTGAAGAAAAAAATTTATCACTTTAGTATCAATGATCAAAATATCAATGTTCACCGATGGCCGATGCTGACACGTTTAATCATGGCGGTTCTTGGTCTAGTTGGGTTGGTTGTGGCTTTTATGTTTTCGATTGTTATACTTGCCATTGCCTCAGTTTTAATTTTTGTTTTGATCATTTATTTTTTGTGGAAGACACGTCATTTGCGCAAGAGATTCAGAGATGCAGAGTATGGCAGTAGGGTAATTGATGTTGAAAGTCAGCGCGATGAGTAATGGGTTTTTTTGATGGACTTGCTTGGTAGCCGTTTGCTACAAGATAGTCTTGCATTTGCCGTTCAAAACGAAATTGAGTGGACGCGAGACAACGCTAAGCCATGGGGTATCCATGAAGAAGATTTATCGCCATGGAATAGACTTTTGGGACCTGTTTTTCCCCGGGGAGGAGTGTCAGGGGTAGTCCTAATGAATGGCCGAATCGTTGCAGCTTGGGGTGAATCTAAACGTGCAGACTTAACCTTCAGTGTGGCTAAAACTTACTTGGCCCTCATTTGCGGAATCGCATATGACTCTGGCCTTATTCGTGATTTGGATGAAGCTGTTGGGTCAACATTACCGCATATTGGGTTTGATTCCCCTCAGAATAAATCGATCACTTGGAGACATTTTTTGCAGCAAACAAGTGAATGGGAAGGTGTTTGTTGCGGTATTCCAGATCAAGTGGATCATTACCGTTATTTATCGTTCCAGGATCGCCGCTATAAAACTAAGTTTACCAAAGGAACGAAGCGACCGTTAAGTGATCCAGGGACATATTGGGAGTACAACGATGTAAGAATCAATCAGTTCTCTCTTGCTTTATTGCATCTATTTCGGCGCCCGCTTAACGAGGTATTCGAGCAGAAAATTCTTAAGCCTATTGGGGCTTCGTGTGATTGGTCCTGGTCAACGTATGTTGATGCCCACATTGAGATTGACGATGTTCTAATGCCAATTCTTCCTGGAGGAAGTCACTGGGGCGGCGGTGTGAGAATTTCTAGCCAAGATCAAGCACTCGTGGGGCAATTAATGTTGCAAAAAGGTCGATGGGGTAATGATACGTTGATCAGTGAAGATTGGATTGATTTAATGGTTACCCCGTCACGTCTAGCCCCTTACTATGGTCTTTTGACCTGGCTAAATACCAACAAAACTTTGTTTCCTGAGCTCCCAGAATCGAGTGTTTTCGCAATTGGTGCAGGCGGTTCATACACTTGGATTGATAGGAACCTGAATGCGGTTACCGTCGTGCGGTGGATTAATCCGAATTGCGCGCAGACATTCATGGTTCGTTTGAGGAAAGCGCTCCTTGTGCTTAATTAATAAGGGAGCGCAGCTTTTCGGTAAGACTTAGAAAAAGGACGTTTAATTACGATGTATTTGAAATGGGCTAAACGATTGATTGACCGGCATGAGTTCTACGCGATTAATGTTCATGTGGGGCGGTAGTGTGGCGATCCAGTATAGCGTCTGAGCGATATCGTCTCCAGTCATAGGATTGGCGCCTGCATATAGTTTATCCGATGCCGATTGATCCCCTTTAGTGCGCACGAGGGTGAATTCTGTTTCCGACATGCCTGGCTCAACACACGTGACTCGTACGCCTGTGCCGTGCAAGTCCGAGCGTAATCCGAGAGTGAATTGCACTACGAATGCTTTGGTGCCGCCGTAGACGTTTCCGCCGGGGTAGGGGTAGCTTGCGGCAACCGAACTTATATTGATCACTGCCCCTCGTTGTTCAATCAGTGTTGGCAGCACTTTGTGTGTAAGCGACATGAGGCCACGAATATTGGTATCCACCATAGTATTCCATTGCTCTAAATCGCATCGTTGTGCTGGAGCGGTGCCAAGTGCAAGTCCTGCATTGTTAATCAATAGATCTATATTTTTAAATTCTATCGGTAACGAATCGATGGACGCATTGATTTTATTGCTGTCTTGAATATCAAAAGTTAGGTAATGAAGTGCGTCACCATATTGTTCCTTTAATACCGCGAGGCGCTCCTCTCTTCGGCCTGTAGCAATCACTTTCCAGCCGTTTTCTATGAATTGTTTAACTGCAGACTTTCCAAATCCAGCGGTTGCGCCTGTGATGAGTGCTATTTTTTTCATTTATTTCCCCCGCATTATGGATGTCGTTTATGTGCGCGCCTCTTGTAACAATTCGGCCCAATGTAAAACCCTAGTTTTAGTGCCGCTTTGTAGTTGCGTGAGGCATCCAATATTAGCGGTTACGATTAATTCTGGCTGTTCTTTTTCGATGGCTTCTATTTTGTTGTTTAAAAGCCGTCCTGATAGATCAGCTTGAAGTAAGGAGTAGGTCCCAGCTGAGCCACAACATAAATGTGAATCTTCGATGATCGTTAGCGTGTAGCCCGCAGTTTTGAGTAAGGACTCAACAAGCCCCTTGATTTGTTGCCCATGCTGCAAGCTGCATGGAGCATGGAAAGCAATTTTGCGGGATATGATCTGCTTTTCTTTGATAGGGTCTAAAATTTTATTTTTTAATTCTATGAGTTCGTCAGAGAATATCTCGCACAGATCTTTCGTACGCTCTGAAATAATTTTCGATTTTTCCGCATAATCTGGATCGTCTGCTAACAGGTGTCCATAGTCTTTGACCATAGAGCCGCATCCGCTATTTGTAATAACGATTGCTTCGGCGCCTTGTTCTAAAAGAGGCCACCAGGTATCAATATTTTGTTTAATGAAGACAAGAGACTCTTTTTGTTTGTTTAGATGAAACGTAACAGCGCCACAACAGTTGACGCGAGAGGTTGGTATTAGTGTTATGCCGATACGATCTAGGAGATGTGCGGTCGCGATATTGATATTAGGAGCCAAGACAGGCTGCACACATCCGTCAAGAAATAACATCTTGCGCGAGTGGTTAGATTCAGGCCACTTCATGACTGTTTTATGAAGCTTTGGCATTTTTTTCTGTAATGCTCTGGGTAATATCGGTTTAACTAGCTTGCCTGCTGTAATCAGGGAGCGAAATAAGGTTTTATTAGTGATTATTGTATTTAAGACTTGACGTTTAACTTGATCTCCAATGCTACGCGGTACCGCTTTTTCCACGATATCTCGTCCAATGTCAACGAGCCTGCCATACTGAACGCCAGAGGGACATGTAGATTCGCAGGATCGACAGGTTAAGCACCTATCTAAGTGTAATTGCGTTGCTTGTGTGGGTGTTTTGCCTTCGAGCAATTCTTTAATTAAATAAATGCGTCCTCTTGGGCTATCCAGTTCATCACCTAGTAACTGGTATGTGGGGCAGGTGGCGATACAAAAACCGCAATGAACACAGGCTCTCAATATATCATTAGCCTCTTTGCCTTTGCGCGTTTCTAAGAACTCGGTCTTTAAATTTGTCTTCATCGATAGTTTTTTAGTTGTGGTAACAATCTAGAATTCGGCAAATAATCTTTTTCTACCAAAGACGCCTTGAGGATCCATGGCGTGTTTGATTTTTTTCTGTAACACGCGCAGCTCTCGAGACATCTTATGAATCGAATCACCTGATTGATTACCGCGAAATATTGTCGCGTAGCCTCCGTGCTGACTCGCAAATGCCTGATGTTCATCAAGGCTTCCTTCATTCCATATCCACCGCGTGCTGCCATTCCACTCGATTAATTTATTCGTATATCTGTTCTCAGGGGCTGTTGGGTTAAGCGATAGGCGATACAAGCGTCCTTCAGATTGAAAGAAAGGGTGAGACTGCTCTCTGATTGAGCGCCAAAATTCGTTTTCATCATTGGCCTCCCCTCCGATTTTTTGATGCGCAGATTTTACTGCACTTTCGGATCCTGATAGTCTTACTGCTAAGCGGTTTCCGTCAAAGCATGTACCTGATAGGGGAATTGGCATACCCGCTAATTCGTTCATCTTGTTTATTGCCGATTGATTGTCCAAGTCGAAAAAAATCGTATGTTCACACTCTGGCTTCGGGAGTACCTTAATTGATGACTCGAGGATTAAACCGAGCGTCCCAAAGGATCCAGCGATGAGTCTCGAGACATCAAACCCCGCAACATTTTTCATGACCTTGCCGCCGAACTGGAGATCAAGTCCATCTGCGTTCAGTAACCTCACGCCCAGTATAAAATCTCGGACAGCACCTTGGGATGCTCTTCTGGGCCCTGATAAGCCCGAAGCAATACAGCCGCCAAAGGTGGCCCCCGGTCCCATGTGAGGTGGTTCAAACGCCAGCATTTGATTATTTTCGCTCAATGTGTTTTCGATAACGCTTAGAGGCGTTCCACTGCGAGCAGTCAGTACCAATTCGGTTGGCTCATATTCGGTGATTCCTGAAAAAAATCGGGTATCAACTATGGCCCCTTCCAGAGAA
Above is a genomic segment from Pseudomonadota bacterium containing:
- a CDS encoding serine hydrolase, with protein sequence MDLLGSRLLQDSLAFAVQNEIEWTRDNAKPWGIHEEDLSPWNRLLGPVFPRGGVSGVVLMNGRIVAAWGESKRADLTFSVAKTYLALICGIAYDSGLIRDLDEAVGSTLPHIGFDSPQNKSITWRHFLQQTSEWEGVCCGIPDQVDHYRYLSFQDRRYKTKFTKGTKRPLSDPGTYWEYNDVRINQFSLALLHLFRRPLNEVFEQKILKPIGASCDWSWSTYVDAHIEIDDVLMPILPGGSHWGGGVRISSQDQALVGQLMLQKGRWGNDTLISEDWIDLMVTPSRLAPYYGLLTWLNTNKTLFPELPESSVFAIGAGGSYTWIDRNLNAVTVVRWINPNCAQTFMVRLRKALLVLN
- a CDS encoding dihydroxy-acid dehydratase family protein, producing the protein MDSTRLRSRQWFNNPNNPDMTALYIERYMNWGISRGELQSGKPIIGIAQSGSDLSPCNRHHIELAKRVREGIREAGGIAFEFPVHPIQETGKRPSATLDRNLCYLGLVELLYGYFIDGVVLTTGCDKTTPAQLMAAATVDIPAIVLSGGPMLSGWFRGKRTGSGTIVWEARRLLAAGEINHEQYIELIASSAPSAGHCNTMGTASTMNALAEAIGMSLPGGAAIPAPHRERAENAYLTGKRIVEMVWEDLRPSKIMTKAAFENMIAVNSAIGGSTNAPIHFNAIAKHLGVKINNDDWERVGYNVPLIVNMQPAGEYLGEDFHHAGGVPAVVGRLAKAGLINKSAVTVNGKTLYQNCHQAKVLDESVIWPLKKPMKSQAGFLHMKGNLFDSAIMKTSVISDAFQEKYLSNPKDPNAFEGRAIVFEGPEDYHKRIDDPKLKIDDTCILFVRGVGPVGYPGAAEVVNMQPPARLIKAGIQELPCVGDGRQSGTSGSPSILNASPEAATGGNLAILKTNDIVRIDLNKRSVDIKISTAEILRRQRQLKEAGGYPIPDSQTPWQEIQRALVDELSEGMVLKPAIKYQKIDRKKGIPRDNH
- the glcE gene encoding glycolate oxidase subunit GlcE — protein: MISTETIIDQFKNIFSDAKERSESVRIRGSGSKDFYGVSLEGAIVDTRFFSGITEYEPTELVLTARSGTPLSVIENTLSENNQMLAFEPPHMGPGATFGGCIASGLSGPRRASQGAVRDFILGVRLLNADGLDLQFGGKVMKNVAGFDVSRLIAGSFGTLGLILESSIKVLPKPECEHTIFFDLDNQSAINKMNELAGMPIPLSGTCFDGNRLAVRLSGSESAVKSAHQKIGGEANDENEFWRSIREQSHPFFQSEGRLYRLSLNPTAPENRYTNKLIEWNGSTRWIWNEGSLDEHQAFASQHGGYATIFRGNQSGDSIHKMSRELRVLQKKIKHAMDPQGVFGRKRLFAEF
- a CDS encoding 3-methyladenine DNA glycosylase 2; translation: MTTLRFTIPLPDNFRSEGVLRYYGRDLAGVSERASDTGFEKGFWIDGVPAWFTINFHETKASIEADVDARLNKTGLKDTIDSIVSRVLGLLQPVAEFESMAFSDAILKRMVIETRGLRVPQAVSPWEALISSVIGQQVSVAAASSTRSRLIKGLGAAHSSGLYCFPQPKSIASCSVQEMRIFGLSSAKANTIHSLAVSIESGELSLGDSSGCFDFEPISSALLSFKGVGPWTINNTFLRGYSFLDGSLHGDMVVRKKIQQLLGKATLSIAEAEQWMIQYKPWRGLLAAHLWAMK
- a CDS encoding transporter substrate-binding domain-containing protein; this translates as MTNPMISAIRNELTQNNILRVGINASNFLLVSNINNEGIPFGIAPDLGRMFAEEIGATPRFIVFETPGKLADAGLEGTWDIAFVGNEPQRAKDIAFSAPYLEIPVTFLVPKNSPINSLADVDQIGNRISVMGRSAYDLYLTATIKNATIIRTQSIDESFDQFVRDDLEVLGGLKPRLVSDCKKISGSRVLDGQITSVKQSAGTLPTYSTSAKYLHDFIERAKANGVVDDLINKYQVKGVIVAPLV
- a CDS encoding response regulator transcription factor, with amino-acid sequence MQEITVILIDDHAVVREGYRRLLERDPYIRVLAEGETADKGYRLVCDIQPDVLVMDITLPGMSGIEMTRRILSKVPEQKILIFSMHEDMVFVNRAFQAGAKGYVTKSAAPEALIDAVRQVAGGKLYLSNEMAQMIANQTISDSGKDIELLSGREFEIFRLLVQGKTLQEISKMLHISYKTVANYQSNIRQKLGATTAAKIVRIALDHGIISSVDKSQNDTMPS
- a CDS encoding histidine kinase, with the translated sequence MLFDKKLKTKIYGSRPPILWRDTLVIFVIAVLFFVCASYFDLSEEVSRMTYAMEAWQLDEFPLVLLMIFILMAGVLVRRTQQLRKQMNLQIEAQRELTFVLEKNRRLTRKNIEIQEAERRAIARELHDEFGQSMNAIMIDGVAIRNAVDEGTDLYTQAKSIVDVSAKLFAGVRGLLKQLRPVALDELGLSAALEYMIDEWRRRFANITWDSAIDIDYAKLDEAVNITIFRFVQEALTNIVKHSDATEVSVMVKADEIGRKVTIEVRDNGSIQEIIESRDGVGLAGLRERIENLGGTFQTGINTHNGFFVFADFPLMEESQS
- the glcF gene encoding glycolate oxidase subunit GlcF codes for the protein MKTNLKTEFLETRKGKEANDILRACVHCGFCIATCPTYQLLGDELDSPRGRIYLIKELLEGKTPTQATQLHLDRCLTCRSCESTCPSGVQYGRLVDIGRDIVEKAVPRSIGDQVKRQVLNTIITNKTLFRSLITAGKLVKPILPRALQKKMPKLHKTVMKWPESNHSRKMLFLDGCVQPVLAPNINIATAHLLDRIGITLIPTSRVNCCGAVTFHLNKQKESLVFIKQNIDTWWPLLEQGAEAIVITNSGCGSMVKDYGHLLADDPDYAEKSKIISERTKDLCEIFSDELIELKNKILDPIKEKQIISRKIAFHAPCSLQHGQQIKGLVESLLKTAGYTLTIIEDSHLCCGSAGTYSLLQADLSGRLLNNKIEAIEKEQPELIVTANIGCLTQLQSGTKTRVLHWAELLQEART
- a CDS encoding RraA family protein, whose amino-acid sequence is MTDLNEIITALKNMSTATVANALDDVGKFVNSSVSIRPVDPSMRLLGRALTVDVEVGEAGDFSSQEFRVGAIIDGAEKGDVIVISAKGAKASIWGGMASLAASVKGISGLVVDGSVRDVDEIKACGFNVFSRYVIPTTGRTRLHVKSIGSPISLDGISVDSGDIIIGDSTGLVVVPHAQAFAVLEKATLYQKDDIQAAAEIRRGVSFTAVMKQFKRI
- a CDS encoding SDR family NAD(P)-dependent oxidoreductase: MKKIALITGATAGFGKSAVKQFIENGWKVIATGRREERLAVLKEQYGDALHYLTFDIQDSNKINASIDSLPIEFKNIDLLINNAGLALGTAPAQRCDLEQWNTMVDTNIRGLMSLTHKVLPTLIEQRGAVINISSVAASYPYPGGNVYGGTKAFVVQFTLGLRSDLHGTGVRVTCVEPGMSETEFTLVRTKGDQSASDKLYAGANPMTGDDIAQTLYWIATLPPHMNINRVELMPVNQSFSPFQIHRN